The Kryptolebias marmoratus isolate JLee-2015 linkage group LG9, ASM164957v2, whole genome shotgun sequence nucleotide sequence TcttttgagacatttttctcATGGCGAGTACTTCAGGATCGTCTCCCTTTCTGCAACAGAACCCCGGGGCTTCACTCCTCACCCCTGCAGCGTCTCTCTGCTCTCAGTTACCAGCTCACCCTCTGATGATTGTAGCTCAGCCTGAATCTGCTTCTTACTCTAAAACCCAAACCAGCAGCACAGAGTTCTGTCACTGACCCGCTGGTAGTTCTGCTCTTTCTGGATCTGGTCCACCTGCTCCACCAGCTGTCggactctcagctgcagctccgtCAATTTGTCTTTGGCGGCGATCTCGGCGTAGTTGTTGGCATGTTCCCCTACCTGGATGTCCAGGTGAACCCTCTGCAACAAACGAAGCACCATCAGCAGGATGTGATCATATTatttaaatgatcaaaagaATCATTGTGGAcaaagcagagagaaacagcATGGAGTAAAAACCACAAGACAAGAAAAGCAGGACAAAACAGATGCTTCAAACTGCTGAACGTAACACCGGGCCCTTGTAGGCCCCGTGTAGGCCCCGTGTGGGCCCCGTGTGCAGCGTCTCCTCACCAGCATTCCTCCAGCAAACAGGGAGAACTTGGAGGAGTTGGAGTGCAGGCAGATCTGATGCtctccaggtgtgtgtgacGTGAAGGTGAAACGTCCCTCTGAGCCGTACTGCCGAGACAGAATCACCTGCAGAAAACCACAGAGGAACTTCAAACTGATTCAGgtttcaaacacaaagacagaatgTGATTAAatcagctttctgtttttaaaatctgaaggtCACACAGTGAAAGCCTGAAAGAGGACaaatcagaaccaaacagacAATCAGCGTCAGTCCCCTCGTGTTTGTAGTCTGAGACAACGCCTCGACTGAACCGTTTGTGTGATTTAACCtgattgtatttattgtttgtgtttaccttGTCATCAGGGTCTTTGACTTCGACAAACATCCCCAGACCCTGAGTGGCCGGCAGATACTCCTCTCTCTGTTTGTCATACAGCTGAGTTCGATAGTTTCctgatcagaaacacaaacagacgtTTAATCTCAAAGAATAAACTCCACTTTCAAACGTAGTGACAGATCAACAATCCCATCCCTGATCAATGtatttaaaatcttg carries:
- the tmed9 gene encoding transmembrane emp24 domain-containing protein 9, whose protein sequence is MVSVRFRMQQSLVFSLFLLNVFYTCVSSLYFHIGETEKKCFIEEIPDETMIIGNYRTQLYDKQREEYLPATQGLGMFVEVKDPDDKVILSRQYGSEGRFTFTSHTPGEHQICLHSNSSKFSLFAGGMLRVHLDIQVGEHANNYAEIAAKDKLTELQLRVRQLVEQVDQIQKEQNYQRYREERFRQTSESTNQRVLWWSIVQTLILVAIGIWQMRHLKGFFEAKKLV